From a single Oreochromis niloticus isolate F11D_XX linkage group LG4, O_niloticus_UMD_NMBU, whole genome shotgun sequence genomic region:
- the LOC106098036 gene encoding uncharacterized protein LOC106098036, producing the protein MTKGTFYSILFYSILQAAQGQSRCFWSRKHLKDNAKDSQTSEEMERDEELERLFQRLAVFTPCRADRLRSCDERERLTKLAMRSCTDEVTLQWLRKNSDAFTDMFDFLKKHIDEEEKKNHSDNVHISFVAHGAIKDFMIAASCYLPLPTITDVLLYSPWNCITSGLVYGVATGKLRPQHRVFYCRKEKGCIIPDDKHRPVNLPDHWNSLKKAGAQKVPNITVSPLRDNDGVWEHFESLSAKHGPPGRNRIVIPYNLPGREYESIPFSVVTLALSLVLLSSRFKGTLHFSGCLGDHSTGQRFDRKYLQEQYACTIDNSMMTHSPEAFRETDDDKCRLC; encoded by the exons ATGACTAAAGGtacattctattctattctattctattctattctacaggCTGCACAGGGTCAGAGCAGATGTTTTTGGAGCAG GAAGCACCTGAAGGACAACGCTAAAGACAGTCAAACTTCtgaggagatggagagagacGAGGAACTGGA aagattgtttcagaggttAGCTGTATTTACACCCTGCAGAGCAGACAGACTGAGGAGCTGTGATGAAAGGGAAAGATTGACAAAGCTGGCAATGAGAAGCTGCACAGATGAAGTCACCCTGCAGTGGCTGAGAAAAAACTCTGATgccttcacagacatgtttgACTTTCTGAAGAAACACATTgatgaagaggagaagaagaaccaCAGTGATAATGTTCACATCAGCTTCGTGGCTCATGGAGCAATCAAAGACTTCATGATCGCAGCCAGCTGTTACCTGCCTCTGCCCACCATCACTGACGTGCTCCTGTATTCTCCCTGGAACTGCATCACTTCTGGTTTAGTGTACGGTGTCGCTACAGGAAAACTGAGGCCTCAGCACAGAGTTTTTTACTGTAGGAAAGAAAAAGGCTGTATTATTCCTGATGACAAACATCGACCTGTGAACCTGCCAGACCACTGGAACTCACTGAAGAAAGCTGGAGCACAGAAGGTCCCAAACATCACGGTTAGCCCTCTTCGAGATAATGATGGAGTGTGGGAACACTTTGAGTCTCTCTCAGCTAAACACGGCCCACCAGGAAGGAACCGCATCGTCATCCCGTACAACCTCCCAGGACGGGAATATGAAAGCATCCCGTTCTCTGTGGTGACCTTGGCTCTGTCCCTGGTgctcctctcctccaggtttAAAGGGACTCTTCACTTCTCTGGTTGTCTCGGTGATCACTCTACTGGACAGAGATTTGACAGGAAGTATCTTCAGGAGCAGTACGCCTGCACCATCGACAACAGCATGATGACACATTCACCTGAAGCTTTCAGGGAGACAGATGATGATAAATGCCGCTTGTGTTAG